From Haloglomus litoreum, the proteins below share one genomic window:
- a CDS encoding DUF7536 family protein — translation MSDRDAEHATDGDRSGEAGAPGSDVPDRPGVANVVAALNVRRNAAVGFALGVAFTVFVVYVYVVVPDRPYSLALWATLGFVLAVGTGLLLTAVLTLRSALHRARELE, via the coding sequence GTGTCCGACCGCGACGCCGAACACGCCACCGACGGGGACCGGAGCGGTGAGGCCGGTGCCCCCGGTTCGGACGTTCCCGACCGTCCGGGCGTCGCCAACGTCGTCGCGGCCCTGAACGTCCGCCGGAACGCCGCCGTCGGCTTCGCGCTGGGCGTCGCGTTCACCGTGTTCGTCGTCTACGTCTACGTCGTCGTTCCCGACCGGCCGTACTCGCTGGCGCTGTGGGCGACGCTGGGGTTCGTCCTCGCGGTCGGGACGGGGCTGCTGCTGACGGCGGTCCTCACGCTGCGCTCTGCACTCCACCGGGCACGGGAGCTGGAGTAG